A region of Denticeps clupeoides chromosome 19, fDenClu1.1, whole genome shotgun sequence DNA encodes the following proteins:
- the LOC114769077 gene encoding neprilysin-like isoform X2 — MRGCDFCINQGELVPEGQLSMADSTPKSVKKPRWTSLEIGLITIVCLLFIVIVALIILFATQNSDGICTTADCTQSAARLLENMDSKVDPCNNFYEYACGGWLKKNIIPETSSRYSTFDILRHELAVELKGVLERQDSSSSSALIKARTLYKSCTNESLIEQRGGMPLLTVLPDVLEWPIATDNWDTNYGSKWRAEDAIARLNEKYGKPVLINYFISTDDRDSNSHIIHFDQPSLGLQSRDYYVCSGPYKEVCDAYEQFMTDVAKLIRADRGLEVNESLIKEEIGRIISLEQDIANATDTSEDRNNPVLLYNKMDLGDMNLNFTLDFASNLLNWTHFTNKIMETVNITVSEKEDVIVYAPNYLRKLNSILAKYTIRDIHNYMVWRFVMSMVGGLSKAYRDTRKPLQKAIYGTTSEAAVWQQCANFVNSNMEYAVGRLYVEEAFSKDSKNMMEEMISEIREVFISNLDHLSWMDDETRMSAAEKARAIQERIGYSENIMDDKYLNQEYQELNYNADEYFENILQTSEMAQKKRLKKLRLNVNKDEWITGAAVVNAFYSASRNQIVFPAGILQPPFFDKGQARSLNYGGIGMVIGHEITHGFDDSGRNYDKDGDLKDWWTPSSTQEFQELSKCIVNQYGSFSWDLANGQNLNGNLTLGENIADNGGIRQSYQAYQNYVKKHGPEKPLPGIDLNHEQLFFLNFAQIWCGTYRPENAVNSIKTDDHSPGEFRVLGSLQNFPEFAKAFNCKPQNAMVPKKTCRVW, encoded by the exons ATGAGAGGTTGTGATTTCTGCATAAATCAAG GTGAATTGGTACCTGAAGGACAGCTGAGCATGGCTGACAGCACCCCCAAGTCTGTGAAGAAGCCCCGGTGGACGTCGCTGGAGATCGGACTCATCACAATTGTGTGCCTGCTATTCATCGTCATAGTCGCCCTCATCATTTTGTTTGCCACACAAAACAGCG ATGGCATCTGCACCACAGCGGACTGTACACAGTCAG CTGCCCGTCTCCTGGAAAACATGGATTCCAAAGTTGATCCCTGCAACAACTTTTATGAGTACGCCTGCGGGGGCTGGCTTAAGAAGAACATCATCCCGGAGACGAGCTCACGATATAGCACCTTTGACATCCTTAGGCACGAGCTGGCTGTGGAGCTGAAAG GTGTGCTTGAGCGGCAGGacagcagtagcagcagtgCTCTGATCAAAGCCCGGACGCTTTATAAATCGTGCACCAATGAGA GTCTCATTGAACAAAGAGGCGGAATGCCACTTCTGACAGTCCTGCCagatgtccttgagtggccaaTAGCAACAGACAATTGGGACACCAATTATG GATCCAAATGGCGGGCAGAAGACGCTATAGCCAGACTTAACGAGAAATATGGAAAGCCAGTTCTAATTAATTATTTCATCAGCACAGATGACAGAGACTCCAATTCTCACATAATTCAC TTTGACCAGCCAAGCTTAGGCCTGCAATCTAGGGACTACTATGTGTGTTCTGGCCCATATAAAGAG GTGTGTGATGCATATGAGCAGTTCATGACTGATGTGGCTAAGTTGATCCGTGCAGACAGAGGTCTGGAAGTCAACGAATCGCTCATTAAGGAGGAAATTGGACGCATCATATCACTAGAGCAAGACATCGCTAAT GCAACAGACACATCTGAGGACCGAAACAATCCTGTGCTGTTATACAACAAAATGGATCTGGGAGACATGAACTTGAATTTCACCCTGGACTTTGCATCCAAT CTATTGAACTGGACACACTTCACCAATAAGATCATGGAGACGGTGAACATTACAGTCTCTGAAAAAGAGGACGTGATTGTTTATGCGCCAAACTACCTCAGGAAGCTCAACTCTATTCTGGCCAAGTACACCATCAG AGACATTCACAATTATATGGTTTGGCGTTTTGTGATGAGCATGGTGGGTGGACTAAGCAAGGCCTACAGGGATACCAGGAAGCCCCTCCAGAAG GCCATTTATGGGACCACGTCGGAAGCGGCGGTGTGGCAGCAGTGTGCCAATTTTGTCAACAGCAACATGGAATATGCAGTGGGCAGACTGTACGTGGAGGAAGCCTTTTCCAAAGATAGCAAAAACATG ATGGAAGAGATGATTTCGGAGATCAGGGAGGTGTTCATCAGTAACTTGGATCACCTCAGCTGGATGGATGATGAAACCCGGATGTCGGCTGCAGAAAAG GCCAGGGCCATCCAGGAGCGAATTGGCTACTCTGAAAACATCATGGATGACAAATACCTGAACCAGGAGTACCAAGAG TTGAACTACAATGCAGACGAATACTTTGAGAACATTTTGCAGACTTCAGAAATGGCTCAGAAGAAGCGTCTGAAGAAGCTCAGATTGAACGTGAACAAAGACGA GTGGATCACAGGAGCAGCAGTTGTCAACGCTTTTTATTCTGCCAGCAGAAACCAAATAG TTTTTCCTGCAGGAATCCTTCAGCCTCCTTTCTTTGACAAAGGTCAAGCTCGTTCCCTCAACTATGGAGGAATTGGAATGGTGATCGGACATGAGATAACTCATGGCTTTGATGATAGTG GTAGAAATTATGACAAGGATGGGGACCTGAAAGATTGGTGGACACCATCATCCACCCAGGAATTTCAAGAGCTGTCCAAATGCATTGTTAACCAGTATGGTAGCTTTTCCTGGGACCTGGCAAATGGGCAAAAC CTCAATGGGAATCTTACCCTGGGAGAGAACATTGCAGACAATGGGGGGATTCGCCAGTCCTATCAG GCGTACCAAAACTATGTGAAGAAACATGGACCTGAAAAGCCACTGCCTGGTATTGATCTTAACCACGAGCAGCTCTTTTTCCTCAATTTTGCACAG ATATGGTGTGGAACATACAGACCAGAGAATGCTGTCAACTCCATCAAAACAGATGACCACAGTCCAGGGGAGTTTAG AGTTCTGGGATCACTGCAGAACTTCCCAGAGTTTGCCAAAGCTTTTAACTGCAAGCCGCAGAATGCCATGGTGCCTAAGAAGACTTGCCGGGTGTGGTAA
- the LOC114769077 gene encoding neprilysin-like isoform X1 has product MPVYIIERKFPETPGELVPEGQLSMADSTPKSVKKPRWTSLEIGLITIVCLLFIVIVALIILFATQNSDGICTTADCTQSAARLLENMDSKVDPCNNFYEYACGGWLKKNIIPETSSRYSTFDILRHELAVELKGVLERQDSSSSSALIKARTLYKSCTNESLIEQRGGMPLLTVLPDVLEWPIATDNWDTNYGSKWRAEDAIARLNEKYGKPVLINYFISTDDRDSNSHIIHFDQPSLGLQSRDYYVCSGPYKEVCDAYEQFMTDVAKLIRADRGLEVNESLIKEEIGRIISLEQDIANATDTSEDRNNPVLLYNKMDLGDMNLNFTLDFASNLLNWTHFTNKIMETVNITVSEKEDVIVYAPNYLRKLNSILAKYTIRDIHNYMVWRFVMSMVGGLSKAYRDTRKPLQKAIYGTTSEAAVWQQCANFVNSNMEYAVGRLYVEEAFSKDSKNMMEEMISEIREVFISNLDHLSWMDDETRMSAAEKARAIQERIGYSENIMDDKYLNQEYQELNYNADEYFENILQTSEMAQKKRLKKLRLNVNKDEWITGAAVVNAFYSASRNQIVFPAGILQPPFFDKGQARSLNYGGIGMVIGHEITHGFDDSGRNYDKDGDLKDWWTPSSTQEFQELSKCIVNQYGSFSWDLANGQNLNGNLTLGENIADNGGIRQSYQAYQNYVKKHGPEKPLPGIDLNHEQLFFLNFAQIWCGTYRPENAVNSIKTDDHSPGEFRVLGSLQNFPEFAKAFNCKPQNAMVPKKTCRVW; this is encoded by the exons ATGCCCGTGTACATCATCGAGCGAAAATTTCCAGAGACGCCAG GTGAATTGGTACCTGAAGGACAGCTGAGCATGGCTGACAGCACCCCCAAGTCTGTGAAGAAGCCCCGGTGGACGTCGCTGGAGATCGGACTCATCACAATTGTGTGCCTGCTATTCATCGTCATAGTCGCCCTCATCATTTTGTTTGCCACACAAAACAGCG ATGGCATCTGCACCACAGCGGACTGTACACAGTCAG CTGCCCGTCTCCTGGAAAACATGGATTCCAAAGTTGATCCCTGCAACAACTTTTATGAGTACGCCTGCGGGGGCTGGCTTAAGAAGAACATCATCCCGGAGACGAGCTCACGATATAGCACCTTTGACATCCTTAGGCACGAGCTGGCTGTGGAGCTGAAAG GTGTGCTTGAGCGGCAGGacagcagtagcagcagtgCTCTGATCAAAGCCCGGACGCTTTATAAATCGTGCACCAATGAGA GTCTCATTGAACAAAGAGGCGGAATGCCACTTCTGACAGTCCTGCCagatgtccttgagtggccaaTAGCAACAGACAATTGGGACACCAATTATG GATCCAAATGGCGGGCAGAAGACGCTATAGCCAGACTTAACGAGAAATATGGAAAGCCAGTTCTAATTAATTATTTCATCAGCACAGATGACAGAGACTCCAATTCTCACATAATTCAC TTTGACCAGCCAAGCTTAGGCCTGCAATCTAGGGACTACTATGTGTGTTCTGGCCCATATAAAGAG GTGTGTGATGCATATGAGCAGTTCATGACTGATGTGGCTAAGTTGATCCGTGCAGACAGAGGTCTGGAAGTCAACGAATCGCTCATTAAGGAGGAAATTGGACGCATCATATCACTAGAGCAAGACATCGCTAAT GCAACAGACACATCTGAGGACCGAAACAATCCTGTGCTGTTATACAACAAAATGGATCTGGGAGACATGAACTTGAATTTCACCCTGGACTTTGCATCCAAT CTATTGAACTGGACACACTTCACCAATAAGATCATGGAGACGGTGAACATTACAGTCTCTGAAAAAGAGGACGTGATTGTTTATGCGCCAAACTACCTCAGGAAGCTCAACTCTATTCTGGCCAAGTACACCATCAG AGACATTCACAATTATATGGTTTGGCGTTTTGTGATGAGCATGGTGGGTGGACTAAGCAAGGCCTACAGGGATACCAGGAAGCCCCTCCAGAAG GCCATTTATGGGACCACGTCGGAAGCGGCGGTGTGGCAGCAGTGTGCCAATTTTGTCAACAGCAACATGGAATATGCAGTGGGCAGACTGTACGTGGAGGAAGCCTTTTCCAAAGATAGCAAAAACATG ATGGAAGAGATGATTTCGGAGATCAGGGAGGTGTTCATCAGTAACTTGGATCACCTCAGCTGGATGGATGATGAAACCCGGATGTCGGCTGCAGAAAAG GCCAGGGCCATCCAGGAGCGAATTGGCTACTCTGAAAACATCATGGATGACAAATACCTGAACCAGGAGTACCAAGAG TTGAACTACAATGCAGACGAATACTTTGAGAACATTTTGCAGACTTCAGAAATGGCTCAGAAGAAGCGTCTGAAGAAGCTCAGATTGAACGTGAACAAAGACGA GTGGATCACAGGAGCAGCAGTTGTCAACGCTTTTTATTCTGCCAGCAGAAACCAAATAG TTTTTCCTGCAGGAATCCTTCAGCCTCCTTTCTTTGACAAAGGTCAAGCTCGTTCCCTCAACTATGGAGGAATTGGAATGGTGATCGGACATGAGATAACTCATGGCTTTGATGATAGTG GTAGAAATTATGACAAGGATGGGGACCTGAAAGATTGGTGGACACCATCATCCACCCAGGAATTTCAAGAGCTGTCCAAATGCATTGTTAACCAGTATGGTAGCTTTTCCTGGGACCTGGCAAATGGGCAAAAC CTCAATGGGAATCTTACCCTGGGAGAGAACATTGCAGACAATGGGGGGATTCGCCAGTCCTATCAG GCGTACCAAAACTATGTGAAGAAACATGGACCTGAAAAGCCACTGCCTGGTATTGATCTTAACCACGAGCAGCTCTTTTTCCTCAATTTTGCACAG ATATGGTGTGGAACATACAGACCAGAGAATGCTGTCAACTCCATCAAAACAGATGACCACAGTCCAGGGGAGTTTAG AGTTCTGGGATCACTGCAGAACTTCCCAGAGTTTGCCAAAGCTTTTAACTGCAAGCCGCAGAATGCCATGGTGCCTAAGAAGACTTGCCGGGTGTGGTAA
- the LOC114769077 gene encoding neprilysin-like isoform X4, with protein MADSTPKSVKKPRWTSLEIGLITIVCLLFIVIVALIILFATQNSDGICTTADCTQSAARLLENMDSKVDPCNNFYEYACGGWLKKNIIPETSSRYSTFDILRHELAVELKGVLERQDSSSSSALIKARTLYKSCTNESLIEQRGGMPLLTVLPDVLEWPIATDNWDTNYGSKWRAEDAIARLNEKYGKPVLINYFISTDDRDSNSHIIHFDQPSLGLQSRDYYVCSGPYKEVCDAYEQFMTDVAKLIRADRGLEVNESLIKEEIGRIISLEQDIANATDTSEDRNNPVLLYNKMDLGDMNLNFTLDFASNLLNWTHFTNKIMETVNITVSEKEDVIVYAPNYLRKLNSILAKYTIRDIHNYMVWRFVMSMVGGLSKAYRDTRKPLQKAIYGTTSEAAVWQQCANFVNSNMEYAVGRLYVEEAFSKDSKNMMEEMISEIREVFISNLDHLSWMDDETRMSAAEKARAIQERIGYSENIMDDKYLNQEYQELNYNADEYFENILQTSEMAQKKRLKKLRLNVNKDEWITGAAVVNAFYSASRNQIVFPAGILQPPFFDKGQARSLNYGGIGMVIGHEITHGFDDSGRNYDKDGDLKDWWTPSSTQEFQELSKCIVNQYGSFSWDLANGQNLNGNLTLGENIADNGGIRQSYQAYQNYVKKHGPEKPLPGIDLNHEQLFFLNFAQIWCGTYRPENAVNSIKTDDHSPGEFRVLGSLQNFPEFAKAFNCKPQNAMVPKKTCRVW; from the exons ATGGCTGACAGCACCCCCAAGTCTGTGAAGAAGCCCCGGTGGACGTCGCTGGAGATCGGACTCATCACAATTGTGTGCCTGCTATTCATCGTCATAGTCGCCCTCATCATTTTGTTTGCCACACAAAACAGCG ATGGCATCTGCACCACAGCGGACTGTACACAGTCAG CTGCCCGTCTCCTGGAAAACATGGATTCCAAAGTTGATCCCTGCAACAACTTTTATGAGTACGCCTGCGGGGGCTGGCTTAAGAAGAACATCATCCCGGAGACGAGCTCACGATATAGCACCTTTGACATCCTTAGGCACGAGCTGGCTGTGGAGCTGAAAG GTGTGCTTGAGCGGCAGGacagcagtagcagcagtgCTCTGATCAAAGCCCGGACGCTTTATAAATCGTGCACCAATGAGA GTCTCATTGAACAAAGAGGCGGAATGCCACTTCTGACAGTCCTGCCagatgtccttgagtggccaaTAGCAACAGACAATTGGGACACCAATTATG GATCCAAATGGCGGGCAGAAGACGCTATAGCCAGACTTAACGAGAAATATGGAAAGCCAGTTCTAATTAATTATTTCATCAGCACAGATGACAGAGACTCCAATTCTCACATAATTCAC TTTGACCAGCCAAGCTTAGGCCTGCAATCTAGGGACTACTATGTGTGTTCTGGCCCATATAAAGAG GTGTGTGATGCATATGAGCAGTTCATGACTGATGTGGCTAAGTTGATCCGTGCAGACAGAGGTCTGGAAGTCAACGAATCGCTCATTAAGGAGGAAATTGGACGCATCATATCACTAGAGCAAGACATCGCTAAT GCAACAGACACATCTGAGGACCGAAACAATCCTGTGCTGTTATACAACAAAATGGATCTGGGAGACATGAACTTGAATTTCACCCTGGACTTTGCATCCAAT CTATTGAACTGGACACACTTCACCAATAAGATCATGGAGACGGTGAACATTACAGTCTCTGAAAAAGAGGACGTGATTGTTTATGCGCCAAACTACCTCAGGAAGCTCAACTCTATTCTGGCCAAGTACACCATCAG AGACATTCACAATTATATGGTTTGGCGTTTTGTGATGAGCATGGTGGGTGGACTAAGCAAGGCCTACAGGGATACCAGGAAGCCCCTCCAGAAG GCCATTTATGGGACCACGTCGGAAGCGGCGGTGTGGCAGCAGTGTGCCAATTTTGTCAACAGCAACATGGAATATGCAGTGGGCAGACTGTACGTGGAGGAAGCCTTTTCCAAAGATAGCAAAAACATG ATGGAAGAGATGATTTCGGAGATCAGGGAGGTGTTCATCAGTAACTTGGATCACCTCAGCTGGATGGATGATGAAACCCGGATGTCGGCTGCAGAAAAG GCCAGGGCCATCCAGGAGCGAATTGGCTACTCTGAAAACATCATGGATGACAAATACCTGAACCAGGAGTACCAAGAG TTGAACTACAATGCAGACGAATACTTTGAGAACATTTTGCAGACTTCAGAAATGGCTCAGAAGAAGCGTCTGAAGAAGCTCAGATTGAACGTGAACAAAGACGA GTGGATCACAGGAGCAGCAGTTGTCAACGCTTTTTATTCTGCCAGCAGAAACCAAATAG TTTTTCCTGCAGGAATCCTTCAGCCTCCTTTCTTTGACAAAGGTCAAGCTCGTTCCCTCAACTATGGAGGAATTGGAATGGTGATCGGACATGAGATAACTCATGGCTTTGATGATAGTG GTAGAAATTATGACAAGGATGGGGACCTGAAAGATTGGTGGACACCATCATCCACCCAGGAATTTCAAGAGCTGTCCAAATGCATTGTTAACCAGTATGGTAGCTTTTCCTGGGACCTGGCAAATGGGCAAAAC CTCAATGGGAATCTTACCCTGGGAGAGAACATTGCAGACAATGGGGGGATTCGCCAGTCCTATCAG GCGTACCAAAACTATGTGAAGAAACATGGACCTGAAAAGCCACTGCCTGGTATTGATCTTAACCACGAGCAGCTCTTTTTCCTCAATTTTGCACAG ATATGGTGTGGAACATACAGACCAGAGAATGCTGTCAACTCCATCAAAACAGATGACCACAGTCCAGGGGAGTTTAG AGTTCTGGGATCACTGCAGAACTTCCCAGAGTTTGCCAAAGCTTTTAACTGCAAGCCGCAGAATGCCATGGTGCCTAAGAAGACTTGCCGGGTGTGGTAA
- the LOC114769077 gene encoding neprilysin-like isoform X3, with protein sequence MRGELVPEGQLSMADSTPKSVKKPRWTSLEIGLITIVCLLFIVIVALIILFATQNSDGICTTADCTQSAARLLENMDSKVDPCNNFYEYACGGWLKKNIIPETSSRYSTFDILRHELAVELKGVLERQDSSSSSALIKARTLYKSCTNESLIEQRGGMPLLTVLPDVLEWPIATDNWDTNYGSKWRAEDAIARLNEKYGKPVLINYFISTDDRDSNSHIIHFDQPSLGLQSRDYYVCSGPYKEVCDAYEQFMTDVAKLIRADRGLEVNESLIKEEIGRIISLEQDIANATDTSEDRNNPVLLYNKMDLGDMNLNFTLDFASNLLNWTHFTNKIMETVNITVSEKEDVIVYAPNYLRKLNSILAKYTIRDIHNYMVWRFVMSMVGGLSKAYRDTRKPLQKAIYGTTSEAAVWQQCANFVNSNMEYAVGRLYVEEAFSKDSKNMMEEMISEIREVFISNLDHLSWMDDETRMSAAEKARAIQERIGYSENIMDDKYLNQEYQELNYNADEYFENILQTSEMAQKKRLKKLRLNVNKDEWITGAAVVNAFYSASRNQIVFPAGILQPPFFDKGQARSLNYGGIGMVIGHEITHGFDDSGRNYDKDGDLKDWWTPSSTQEFQELSKCIVNQYGSFSWDLANGQNLNGNLTLGENIADNGGIRQSYQAYQNYVKKHGPEKPLPGIDLNHEQLFFLNFAQIWCGTYRPENAVNSIKTDDHSPGEFRVLGSLQNFPEFAKAFNCKPQNAMVPKKTCRVW encoded by the exons ATGAGAG GTGAATTGGTACCTGAAGGACAGCTGAGCATGGCTGACAGCACCCCCAAGTCTGTGAAGAAGCCCCGGTGGACGTCGCTGGAGATCGGACTCATCACAATTGTGTGCCTGCTATTCATCGTCATAGTCGCCCTCATCATTTTGTTTGCCACACAAAACAGCG ATGGCATCTGCACCACAGCGGACTGTACACAGTCAG CTGCCCGTCTCCTGGAAAACATGGATTCCAAAGTTGATCCCTGCAACAACTTTTATGAGTACGCCTGCGGGGGCTGGCTTAAGAAGAACATCATCCCGGAGACGAGCTCACGATATAGCACCTTTGACATCCTTAGGCACGAGCTGGCTGTGGAGCTGAAAG GTGTGCTTGAGCGGCAGGacagcagtagcagcagtgCTCTGATCAAAGCCCGGACGCTTTATAAATCGTGCACCAATGAGA GTCTCATTGAACAAAGAGGCGGAATGCCACTTCTGACAGTCCTGCCagatgtccttgagtggccaaTAGCAACAGACAATTGGGACACCAATTATG GATCCAAATGGCGGGCAGAAGACGCTATAGCCAGACTTAACGAGAAATATGGAAAGCCAGTTCTAATTAATTATTTCATCAGCACAGATGACAGAGACTCCAATTCTCACATAATTCAC TTTGACCAGCCAAGCTTAGGCCTGCAATCTAGGGACTACTATGTGTGTTCTGGCCCATATAAAGAG GTGTGTGATGCATATGAGCAGTTCATGACTGATGTGGCTAAGTTGATCCGTGCAGACAGAGGTCTGGAAGTCAACGAATCGCTCATTAAGGAGGAAATTGGACGCATCATATCACTAGAGCAAGACATCGCTAAT GCAACAGACACATCTGAGGACCGAAACAATCCTGTGCTGTTATACAACAAAATGGATCTGGGAGACATGAACTTGAATTTCACCCTGGACTTTGCATCCAAT CTATTGAACTGGACACACTTCACCAATAAGATCATGGAGACGGTGAACATTACAGTCTCTGAAAAAGAGGACGTGATTGTTTATGCGCCAAACTACCTCAGGAAGCTCAACTCTATTCTGGCCAAGTACACCATCAG AGACATTCACAATTATATGGTTTGGCGTTTTGTGATGAGCATGGTGGGTGGACTAAGCAAGGCCTACAGGGATACCAGGAAGCCCCTCCAGAAG GCCATTTATGGGACCACGTCGGAAGCGGCGGTGTGGCAGCAGTGTGCCAATTTTGTCAACAGCAACATGGAATATGCAGTGGGCAGACTGTACGTGGAGGAAGCCTTTTCCAAAGATAGCAAAAACATG ATGGAAGAGATGATTTCGGAGATCAGGGAGGTGTTCATCAGTAACTTGGATCACCTCAGCTGGATGGATGATGAAACCCGGATGTCGGCTGCAGAAAAG GCCAGGGCCATCCAGGAGCGAATTGGCTACTCTGAAAACATCATGGATGACAAATACCTGAACCAGGAGTACCAAGAG TTGAACTACAATGCAGACGAATACTTTGAGAACATTTTGCAGACTTCAGAAATGGCTCAGAAGAAGCGTCTGAAGAAGCTCAGATTGAACGTGAACAAAGACGA GTGGATCACAGGAGCAGCAGTTGTCAACGCTTTTTATTCTGCCAGCAGAAACCAAATAG TTTTTCCTGCAGGAATCCTTCAGCCTCCTTTCTTTGACAAAGGTCAAGCTCGTTCCCTCAACTATGGAGGAATTGGAATGGTGATCGGACATGAGATAACTCATGGCTTTGATGATAGTG GTAGAAATTATGACAAGGATGGGGACCTGAAAGATTGGTGGACACCATCATCCACCCAGGAATTTCAAGAGCTGTCCAAATGCATTGTTAACCAGTATGGTAGCTTTTCCTGGGACCTGGCAAATGGGCAAAAC CTCAATGGGAATCTTACCCTGGGAGAGAACATTGCAGACAATGGGGGGATTCGCCAGTCCTATCAG GCGTACCAAAACTATGTGAAGAAACATGGACCTGAAAAGCCACTGCCTGGTATTGATCTTAACCACGAGCAGCTCTTTTTCCTCAATTTTGCACAG ATATGGTGTGGAACATACAGACCAGAGAATGCTGTCAACTCCATCAAAACAGATGACCACAGTCCAGGGGAGTTTAG AGTTCTGGGATCACTGCAGAACTTCCCAGAGTTTGCCAAAGCTTTTAACTGCAAGCCGCAGAATGCCATGGTGCCTAAGAAGACTTGCCGGGTGTGGTAA